The Acidobacteriota bacterium sequence CGACCGGGTAACGGTATCGGGCGTACATCGCGGGAAAGTCAACGATCTGCGGCTGACCGAAGACGGCGTCCTGGTAGAGCTGCTGGTCTACCGCGATGTCGTTCTGAAGCGTGACGCCTCGTTCACCATAAAGAACCTGGGAGTCATGGGTGACCGCTTCGTGGCCATAGACCCGGGTCGGGATTCGCTCAGGCTGGAGGCCGGACAGGTTGTCGACGGCTACTACGACATCGGCATCCCCGAGGTGGTGGGACGGCTCGGCGAAGTGATTACGGAGCTTCGGAATCTCGTAGCCTCGGTCAAGACGACGTTTGCCTCCGATACATCGATGGCCAAGCTCAACCGCACCATCGACAACGTCGAGCGCCTGTCATCCTCGCTGGCCCGTTACCTGGAAAGGAATGAGAACAAGCTCGACCGGACAGTGCAGAATTTCCTTGCGGCGTCGCGCGAGCTTGACCGGCTGCTGACGCGGAACGCCGACAGGATCGATTCGTCGATGTCACGGTTCGACCGCCTGAGCGTCGGCATGGAATTCTTCGTGCAACAGCTCGACACGCTGGCGTTGTCGGCGCGCGGTTTTGCGGAGATGCTCGACAACGAGGAAGGCACGTTGCAGTTGTTGCTGGAAGACCGCCGCCTGTATGACGACCTGCGGCGGACCGCGGACAATATCGATGACCTCGTGAAGGATATCCGCGAAAACCCCCGCAAGTACATCAACCTGAAAGTGGAGTTGTTCTGAGCATGACCAAGTTCCAGCTGGCTTTCGGCGTTCACAACCACCAGCCGGTAGGCAACTTTGAATCGGTGTTCGAGGAGGCGCACAAGAACGCCTACCTGCCGTTTCTTCGCCTGCTGGAGAAGCACGAAGGGGTGTCGATTTCCCTGCACCAGTCGGGAATCCTCTGGGAGTGGCAGCGGACGCACCAGCCGGAATTCTTCGAACTGGTCAGGCGACTGATCGCGAGCGGACGCGTGGAGCTGATGACGGGGG is a genomic window containing:
- a CDS encoding MlaD family protein, producing MASQNNIEFRVGVIVLICLIVLAGSLYWLQGYKLERNAQVIRVRFRDVGTLAVGDRVTVSGVHRGKVNDLRLTEDGVLVELLVYRDVVLKRDASFTIKNLGVMGDRFVAIDPGRDSLRLEAGQVVDGYYDIGIPEVVGRLGEVITELRNLVASVKTTFASDTSMAKLNRTIDNVERLSSSLARYLERNENKLDRTVQNFLAASRELDRLLTRNADRIDSSMSRFDRLSVGMEFFVQQLDTLALSARGFAEMLDNEEGTLQLLLEDRRLYDDLRRTADNIDDLVKDIRENPRKYINLKVELF